The proteins below are encoded in one region of Segatella copri:
- a CDS encoding transposase gives MTMFKKTDPNLQLDIFTAPSMQLGSRASKKYSAPNAWHNQFYCLVTTKIDEEIFKPLFPEGKKSGRPNASIRILVAMSVLKEGFGCSDEDLFEKCEFDLLTRKALGMELLTDVTPSIDTYYLFRRRICEYQERTGIDLMQLCFEQLAGKHVHLLKISGKCVRMDSKLIGSNIARQSRYELIHTTLVKFLKTCTLFDLSPEQEERAKEYLKEDSSKTVYRSDSDTLQSNLARIGNFIMEMLAVFPATSPAHDLLLRLFEEQYVVMDGKAVLRDKKEVKADSLQNPNDPDATYRAKNDQKVQGYVTNITETVEEGKPNIITSVQVETAVFADCHFLQEAVENSERVTDSTIEDLYADGAYQSPDNREFAKNHNAMQLKTGKMQGGCRWELIPHDEDGLTIREIATGNTYEAVKAVTKQGSRKRWRIPWNNKTGWRYFEDKDIKAYQLRKQIESLPLEEQHKRNNVEAAMFQYSFHTRNGKTRYRGLLKHRMHAYSRCMWMNLRRMVIFQISTFQRSIFALFGPIREAFGSFMAISRKIFTSGADCYVSL, from the coding sequence GAATCTTCAGTTAGATATATTCACGGCTCCCTCAATGCAGTTAGGAAGTCGTGCTTCAAAGAAATATTCTGCCCCCAACGCATGGCATAACCAGTTCTATTGCCTCGTGACAACCAAGATTGATGAGGAGATATTCAAGCCGTTGTTTCCAGAAGGCAAGAAGAGCGGCCGCCCAAATGCTTCCATCCGCATACTCGTGGCTATGTCTGTCTTGAAGGAGGGATTCGGTTGCAGCGACGAGGATCTGTTTGAGAAGTGCGAGTTTGACCTTCTTACCAGAAAGGCTCTCGGCATGGAACTTCTGACTGATGTAACCCCATCAATAGATACCTATTATCTGTTTCGCCGCCGCATCTGCGAATATCAGGAAAGAACTGGCATTGACCTGATGCAGCTCTGCTTTGAGCAGCTTGCTGGCAAGCATGTACACCTTCTCAAGATATCAGGCAAATGCGTCCGTATGGACAGTAAGCTTATCGGTAGCAATATCGCTCGCCAGTCTCGCTATGAACTGATACATACAACTCTGGTCAAGTTCCTCAAGACATGCACGCTTTTCGATCTCTCCCCAGAGCAGGAAGAGCGGGCAAAGGAATACTTGAAAGAGGATTCCTCCAAGACAGTTTACCGCTCTGACTCTGATACGCTTCAGAGCAATCTTGCCAGAATTGGTAATTTCATCATGGAGATGCTGGCAGTTTTTCCAGCTACTTCTCCTGCACATGATCTTCTTCTGCGTCTGTTTGAAGAACAGTATGTCGTAATGGACGGAAAGGCTGTACTTCGAGACAAGAAGGAGGTAAAGGCAGACAGTCTTCAGAATCCTAACGATCCTGATGCAACCTATCGTGCCAAGAACGACCAGAAGGTGCAAGGCTATGTGACCAACATCACAGAGACTGTAGAGGAAGGCAAGCCTAACATCATCACTTCCGTTCAGGTTGAAACTGCAGTATTTGCAGACTGCCATTTCCTTCAGGAGGCTGTGGAAAACAGTGAACGTGTCACGGATTCTACGATTGAAGACCTGTATGCAGATGGTGCCTATCAAAGTCCAGACAATCGAGAGTTTGCAAAGAACCACAATGCCATGCAGCTCAAGACTGGCAAGATGCAAGGTGGATGCAGATGGGAACTGATACCACATGACGAGGATGGTCTTACCATCAGGGAGATTGCTACTGGCAACACCTATGAGGCCGTCAAAGCTGTCACAAAGCAGGGCTCCAGAAAGCGATGGAGAATCCCATGGAACAACAAAACCGGTTGGCGTTACTTTGAAGACAAAGACATTAAAGCCTATCAGCTAAGGAAGCAGATAGAAAGCCTTCCTTTGGAGGAGCAGCATAAACGGAATAACGTTGAAGCAGCCATGTTCCAATACAGTTTTCATACACGTAATGGCAAGACCCGATACAGGGGCTTGCTCAAACATCGTATGCATGCATATAGCAGATGTATGTGGATGAACCTCCGAAGGATGGTAATATTCCAGATTTCAACATTTCAAAGATCGATATTTGCCCTTTTCGGGCCTATCAGAGAAGCTTTCGGCTCTTTCATGGCAATTTCTCGAAAGATATTCACCAGCGGAGCCGATTGCTATGTTTCACTCTGA
- a CDS encoding TonB-dependent receptor — MDFNKARLLYLIVFFLYSGLSVSGQSIHVSGRVLQQNTQTPIEFANVVLFKQDSVFLKGTTTDTIGRFEFENLPTDNYVLSVSCLGFETKRILIQNLTESAQIDVYLNENVLLLGEVVISASSTINKINQRIVFPTKLQISHSANGMQLLNTMMLPGLNINPMLNTISSSDGGKVILQINGVNTTPEEIQTLQPRQIKRIEYSDYAGIRYGHASKVINYVVVRDDKGGVVGVDLMNSLNILAGGDVFFAKFNKGKSEYALNYTATFQRINTNNRNRTGSYQFENSSPILREEISAGGDYSYQMHDFSLTYNYQQSDSAFFNAKLKYNLSNQPHNDFNSFLKENGTDKGLIFDGSQQKINVPTIDLYYQYGLPKNQKIYANVVGSYANAASSRNYCEYNDVDTLYSERSELFSDKYSLIAEGIYEKGFAHGNLKFGIKHIQSFTEQTINQGEEFKSDLNQAESSVFAEWFYSKGKFSYSLGLRLNRLHFSNVSVTKSYYHFLPKAMVGYRFSDNSFIRYDAEMSQTNPTLMELADTEIRLDSYLAEKGNLLLQPYLNLNNNLYYENRKGLFAFNASLHHHYKHNPIMESKREHGNVFLTMPENMKDWNKYNAEITLKVGMIKNFLQFSVTGGFNHFDSRGNNYSHTHSNFYYRADVLAMYKKWMLIGQLQPFDERLYGETVIKDGNYHYLAIRYNATNFSFGIGAFNPFKNVSRTIMENKNAQAPFRRESFSDASRILVATLTWNFNFGKTHLVGTKSLNNQDTDYGIKGSYK; from the coding sequence ATGGACTTTAATAAAGCTCGATTATTATATCTTATCGTATTTTTCCTGTATTCCGGCCTAAGTGTGTCCGGACAATCGATTCATGTTTCAGGAAGAGTACTTCAACAAAATACGCAAACACCTATTGAGTTTGCTAATGTCGTTCTATTCAAACAAGATTCAGTCTTTCTGAAAGGAACAACGACAGACACTATCGGAAGATTTGAATTTGAAAATCTTCCCACAGATAATTATGTGCTGTCAGTATCCTGTTTAGGATTTGAAACAAAGCGGATTTTGATACAGAATCTGACGGAATCAGCACAAATAGATGTGTATTTGAATGAAAATGTTTTGTTACTTGGGGAAGTGGTGATTTCTGCTTCTTCCACAATAAACAAGATTAACCAACGGATTGTGTTCCCGACAAAATTGCAAATCAGCCATTCTGCCAACGGAATGCAATTGCTGAATACAATGATGCTTCCCGGCTTGAACATCAATCCGATGCTGAATACGATTTCATCATCCGACGGCGGGAAAGTCATTTTGCAGATTAACGGCGTAAATACCACGCCGGAAGAAATTCAGACCTTGCAACCCCGCCAAATCAAGCGGATAGAATATTCGGATTATGCAGGTATCCGATACGGACATGCTTCCAAAGTTATCAACTACGTGGTAGTAAGGGATGATAAAGGCGGTGTTGTTGGTGTGGATTTGATGAACTCGCTGAATATCCTTGCAGGGGGCGATGTTTTCTTTGCCAAATTCAACAAAGGAAAATCGGAATATGCTTTGAACTACACCGCAACGTTTCAACGCATCAACACGAATAACAGAAATCGCACAGGTAGTTATCAGTTTGAAAATTCATCCCCTATATTGAGGGAAGAAATCAGTGCCGGAGGTGATTATTCGTACCAAATGCATGATTTTTCGCTGACATACAACTATCAGCAGAGCGATTCGGCTTTTTTCAATGCCAAGTTGAAATATAATCTGAGCAATCAGCCTCACAACGATTTCAACAGTTTTCTAAAAGAGAATGGCACGGACAAAGGGTTGATTTTTGACGGAAGTCAGCAAAAAATTAATGTTCCTACCATCGACTTGTATTACCAGTATGGTTTACCCAAAAATCAGAAAATATATGCTAATGTGGTGGGGAGTTATGCGAACGCAGCATCTTCGCGGAATTACTGCGAATACAACGATGTTGATACTCTTTACAGCGAACGTTCGGAACTGTTTTCCGATAAATATTCACTGATTGCCGAAGGCATATACGAAAAAGGATTTGCCCATGGAAATTTGAAATTCGGGATAAAACATATTCAGTCGTTTACAGAGCAGACAATTAATCAGGGCGAGGAATTCAAATCGGATTTGAATCAGGCGGAATCGTCGGTTTTTGCAGAGTGGTTTTATAGTAAGGGCAAATTCAGCTATAGCTTGGGACTTCGCCTGAATCGCCTGCATTTTTCCAATGTATCTGTTACCAAAAGCTATTACCATTTCTTACCCAAAGCGATGGTTGGCTATCGGTTCAGTGATAATTCTTTTATCCGGTATGATGCGGAGATGAGTCAAACGAATCCAACCCTGATGGAGTTGGCCGACACGGAAATCCGTCTTGACTCGTATCTTGCCGAGAAAGGGAATCTGTTGCTTCAACCGTACCTGAATCTGAATAATAATTTATATTACGAAAACAGAAAAGGGTTGTTCGCTTTCAATGCAAGCCTGCATCATCACTACAAACACAATCCTATCATGGAATCGAAAAGAGAACATGGAAATGTGTTCCTGACAATGCCCGAAAACATGAAAGATTGGAATAAGTATAATGCGGAGATAACATTGAAAGTAGGGATGATAAAAAACTTCCTGCAATTTTCGGTTACAGGAGGCTTCAACCACTTTGACAGTCGTGGGAACAACTATTCGCATACCCATTCTAATTTTTATTACAGGGCAGATGTTTTGGCAATGTATAAGAAATGGATGCTGATAGGCCAGCTACAGCCTTTTGACGAAAGGTTATACGGCGAAACCGTCATAAAGGATGGTAATTATCACTACTTGGCTATCCGGTACAATGCGACTAATTTTTCTTTTGGCATAGGTGCGTTCAATCCGTTTAAGAATGTTTCCCGAACCATTATGGAAAACAAAAATGCACAAGCGCCTTTCCGAAGAGAAAGTTTTAGCGATGCATCCCGAATTCTCGTTGCCACGCTCACTTGGAATTTTAATTTCGGAAAAACTCATCTTGTCGGTACTAAATCGCTGAATAATCAGGATACCGACTACGGAATCAAAGGAAGTTATAAGTAA
- a CDS encoding nucleotidyltransferase domain-containing protein: protein MVTYFDACEILEMLSEASVKVFLDGGWGVDALIGRETRIHNDIDLFVEKKDYGKAISVITWKGYREVVMDYTTDSHTVWKDDNGRIIDLHCFEYVEDGILYDGYTFPSETFSGKGNIGNIEVTCINPEAQVQFHLGYEYDENDVHDVLLLCRTFNLEIPEQYKTHI, encoded by the coding sequence ATGGTCACTTATTTTGATGCATGTGAGATTCTTGAAATGCTGTCTGAAGCATCTGTAAAGGTGTTTCTGGACGGCGGTTGGGGTGTCGATGCACTTATAGGCAGAGAAACAAGAATACATAACGACATCGATCTGTTCGTAGAGAAGAAAGACTATGGTAAGGCCATATCCGTGATTACCTGGAAGGGATACAGAGAAGTTGTAATGGACTATACGACCGATAGCCATACTGTCTGGAAAGATGACAACGGAAGAATAATCGATCTGCATTGTTTCGAATATGTCGAAGATGGAATTCTATATGACGGATACACTTTCCCAAGCGAAACTTTCTCAGGTAAAGGAAATATCGGGAATATTGAGGTAACATGCATAAACCCGGAGGCACAGGTACAGTTCCATCTTGGATATGAATACGATGAAAATGATGTCCACGACGTCCTGTTATTATGCAGAACTTTCAATCTTGAGATACCGGAGCAATATAAAACTCACATCTGA
- a CDS encoding RteC domain-containing protein: MKDKIKNIAEKLEHQIRMHELDLNDRIKDIPQIILLLEQGFSELKEIVSFYKFKSEMDEIFFFKIIKPKFFSKLIYYRKVYNIEMMRPNGQDCVLKNYFINELNQLENFYNKNIDFYKYYRSGSTHLDKYFFLRGKQDIQMTMETFYFERDPNFSTICDFKVAKIVANEMLRIYLNPKIRNYHPIHD; encoded by the coding sequence ATGAAAGATAAGATAAAAAACATTGCAGAAAAATTAGAACATCAAATCAGGATGCATGAACTCGATTTAAATGACAGGATTAAAGATATTCCTCAAATAATATTGCTGTTGGAACAGGGGTTCTCGGAATTGAAAGAAATAGTTTCGTTTTATAAGTTCAAAAGTGAAATGGATGAAATATTCTTTTTCAAGATAATAAAACCCAAGTTTTTTAGTAAACTAATCTATTACAGGAAAGTGTATAACATCGAAATGATGCGCCCCAACGGACAAGATTGTGTGCTGAAAAATTATTTCATCAATGAACTGAATCAGTTAGAGAATTTCTACAATAAGAACATTGATTTCTATAAATACTACCGTTCGGGAAGTACGCATTTGGATAAGTACTTTTTTCTGAGAGGAAAACAAGATATTCAAATGACAATGGAAACATTTTATTTTGAAAGAGACCCTAATTTTTCTACGATTTGCGATTTTAAAGTTGCAAAAATAGTAGCAAACGAAATGTTGCGAATTTATCTGAATCCTAAAATCCGCAACTATCATCCAATACACGATTAA
- a CDS encoding IS1380-like element IS612 family transposase, with the protein MAKVQIKSEKLTPFGGIFSIMEQFDSMLSPVIDSTLGHRCRSIIGYQYSEIIRSLMSVYFCGGSCVEDVTSQLMRHLSYHPTLRTCSSDTILRAIKELTQENISYTSDQGKTYDFNTADKLNTLLINALVSTGELKEIEEYDVDFDHQFLETEKYDAKPTYKKFLGYRPGVYVIGDKIVYIENSDGNTNVRFHQADTHKRFFALLESQNIRVNRFRADCGSCSKEIVSEIEKHCKLFYIRANRCSSLYNDIFALRGWKTEEINGIQFELNSILVEKWEDKCYRLVIQRQRRNSGDLDLWEGEYTYRCILTNDYKSSTRDIVEFYNLRGGKERIFDDMNNGFGWSRLPKSFMAENTVFLLLTALIHNFYKTIMSRLDTKAFGLKKTSRIKAFVFRFISVPAKWIMTARQYVLNIYTENRAYAKPFKTEFG; encoded by the coding sequence ATGGCAAAGGTACAAATAAAATCTGAGAAACTCACACCTTTTGGAGGAATTTTTTCAATCATGGAGCAATTTGACTCCATGCTATCACCTGTTATTGACTCAACATTGGGTCATAGATGCCGCAGTATCATCGGATACCAGTACAGCGAAATTATTCGTTCGCTGATGAGCGTTTATTTCTGTGGCGGCTCATGCGTGGAAGATGTAACGTCACAACTGATGCGCCATCTCTCGTATCATCCTACCCTTCGTACATGCAGCTCTGATACCATCCTCAGAGCCATCAAGGAACTGACACAGGAAAACATCTCCTATACTTCCGACCAAGGCAAGACCTATGATTTCAATACTGCAGACAAACTCAACACATTGCTTATAAACGCTTTGGTTTCTACAGGCGAGTTGAAGGAAATTGAGGAATACGATGTTGACTTTGACCATCAGTTCCTTGAAACGGAGAAGTATGATGCAAAACCGACCTACAAGAAGTTCCTCGGCTACAGGCCTGGCGTATATGTTATCGGTGACAAGATAGTCTATATCGAGAACAGCGATGGCAACACGAATGTGCGTTTTCATCAGGCAGACACCCATAAGAGATTCTTCGCTCTTCTGGAATCCCAGAACATCCGTGTAAATCGCTTCAGGGCAGACTGCGGTTCCTGCTCGAAGGAAATCGTCAGTGAGATAGAGAAGCATTGCAAACTTTTCTACATCCGTGCCAACCGATGCAGTTCGCTCTACAATGACATCTTTGCTCTGAGAGGATGGAAGACGGAGGAGATTAACGGCATCCAGTTCGAACTCAATTCCATTCTCGTTGAGAAATGGGAAGACAAGTGCTATCGTCTTGTCATCCAGAGACAAAGACGCAACAGTGGCGACCTTGACCTGTGGGAAGGCGAATACACTTACCGTTGTATTCTGACCAACGATTACAAGTCATCGACAAGGGACATTGTTGAATTCTACAATCTGCGTGGCGGCAAGGAACGTATCTTTGACGACATGAACAACGGATTCGGTTGGAGCAGGCTCCCCAAGTCATTCATGGCGGAGAATACTGTCTTTCTTCTGCTTACTGCATTGATACACAATTTCTACAAGACCATCATGAGCAGGCTTGACACCAAGGCTTTTGGGCTCAAGAAAACGAGTCGCATAAAGGCTTTTGTCTTCAGATTCATCTCCGTACCTGCCAAGTGGATCATGACTGCAAGGCAATACGTGCTGAATATCTACACAGAGAACCGAGCTTATGCAAAACCCTTCAAAACAGAATTCGGATAA
- a CDS encoding nucleoside phosphorylase, with translation MITDSYDIETEPMINLFDFYGRRGDFADICLIIFSKEIHRHLLDSYESEIIATMPACNGDTHIYKTTYKGVTITFYLSGIGSAVASSQCHLASWLTGASKFIMFGSCGSLDRTTTQGRFIIPTQSYRGDGCSYYFAAPSDYIDIAASKELSIIFDKLSVPYITGKIWTTDSMIRETKGLVRKRMEEGCIAVEMELAGVQSVCDFYNLKLYAFFETGDILDTNGYEAKGLNNANHSLNKLYIALETATYI, from the coding sequence ATGATTACTGATAGTTATGATATTGAAACTGAACCAATGATCAATCTGTTTGATTTCTACGGCAGACGTGGAGATTTTGCAGATATATGCCTGATAATATTCTCGAAGGAGATTCATCGGCATTTACTTGATTCCTACGAATCTGAAATTATTGCAACTATGCCGGCTTGCAATGGCGATACGCATATCTATAAAACAACTTATAAAGGAGTTACGATAACTTTCTACCTGTCAGGAATAGGTTCAGCAGTAGCATCCTCTCAATGTCATCTTGCAAGCTGGCTAACTGGAGCATCAAAGTTCATTATGTTCGGTTCCTGTGGCAGTCTTGACCGTACAACCACACAAGGTAGATTTATCATACCGACACAAAGTTACAGAGGGGACGGGTGTTCATATTATTTTGCAGCACCATCCGACTATATTGATATAGCCGCAAGCAAGGAACTTTCCATAATTTTCGACAAATTATCTGTACCATATATTACAGGTAAAATATGGACGACAGATTCGATGATCAGAGAAACAAAAGGACTTGTACGCAAACGTATGGAAGAAGGGTGCATCGCTGTAGAAATGGAATTGGCTGGAGTTCAATCTGTGTGCGACTTCTACAATTTGAAGTTGTATGCTTTTTTTGAAACAGGTGACATTTTGGATACAAATGGATATGAAGCCAAAGGCTTGAACAATGCCAACCATAGTTTAAACAAACTTTATATTGCTTTAGAAACGGCAACCTACATCTGA
- the mef(A) gene encoding macrolide efflux MFS transporter Mef(A): MEKYNNWKLKFYTIWAGQAVSLITSAILQMAIIFYLTEKTGSAMVLSMASLVGFLPYAVFGPAIGVLVDRHDRKKIMIGADLIIAAAGAVLAIVALYMELPIWMVMVVLFIRSIGTAFHTPALNAVTPLLVPEEQLTKCAGYSQSLQSISYIVSPAVAALLYSVWELNAIIAIDVLGAVIASITVAIVRIPKLGDQVQSLKPNFIREMKEGMAVLRQNKGLFALLLVGTLYMFVYMPINALYPLITMEYFNGTPMHISITEIAYASGMLIGGLLLGLFGNYQKRILLITASIFMMGISLTISGLLPQSGFFIFVVCCAIMGLSGPFYSGVQTALFQEKIKPEYLGRVFSLTGSIMSLAMPIGLILSGFFADRIDVNHWFLLSGILIICIAIVCPMITEIRKLDAK; encoded by the coding sequence ATGGAAAAATACAACAATTGGAAACTTAAGTTTTATACAATATGGGCAGGGCAGGCAGTATCATTAATCACTAGTGCCATCCTGCAAATGGCGATTATTTTTTACCTTACAGAAAAAACAGGATCTGCGATGGTCTTGTCTATGGCTTCACTTGTAGGTTTTTTACCCTATGCGGTCTTTGGACCAGCCATTGGTGTATTAGTGGATCGTCATGATAGGAAGAAGATAATGATTGGTGCTGATTTAATTATCGCAGCAGCTGGGGCCGTGCTAGCTATTGTTGCATTGTATATGGAGTTACCTATCTGGATGGTTATGGTAGTATTGTTCATCCGTAGCATTGGAACAGCTTTTCATACCCCGGCTCTCAATGCGGTTACTCCACTTTTAGTACCAGAAGAACAGCTTACGAAATGTGCAGGCTATAGTCAGTCTTTGCAGTCTATAAGCTATATTGTTAGTCCGGCGGTTGCAGCACTCTTATACTCCGTTTGGGAACTAAATGCTATTATTGCCATCGATGTATTGGGGGCTGTGATTGCATCTATTACGGTAGCAATTGTACGTATTCCTAAGCTAGGTGATCAAGTGCAAAGTTTGAAACCAAATTTCATAAGAGAAATGAAAGAAGGAATGGCTGTACTACGGCAAAATAAAGGATTATTTGCTTTATTACTCGTTGGAACATTATATATGTTTGTTTATATGCCCATAAATGCATTATATCCTTTAATCACTATGGAATATTTTAATGGTACACCGATGCATATTTCTATTACGGAGATTGCTTATGCCTCTGGTATGTTGATAGGGGGTCTATTATTAGGGTTATTTGGGAATTACCAAAAGCGAATCTTATTAATAACGGCATCAATTTTTATGATGGGGATAAGCTTAACCATTTCAGGATTACTTCCTCAAAGTGGATTTTTCATATTTGTAGTCTGCTGTGCAATAATGGGGCTTTCGGGTCCGTTTTACAGCGGTGTGCAAACAGCTCTTTTTCAGGAGAAAATTAAGCCTGAATATTTAGGACGTGTATTTTCTTTAACTGGAAGTATCATGTCTCTTGCTATGCCAATTGGGTTAATTCTTTCTGGATTCTTTGCTGATAGAATCGATGTAAATCATTGGTTTTTACTATCAGGTATTTTAATTATTTGCATTGCAATAGTTTGCCCAATGATAACTGAGATTAGAAAATTAGATGCAAAATAA
- the tet(Q) gene encoding tetracycline resistance ribosomal protection protein Tet(Q), translating to MNIINLGILAHIDAGKTSVTENLLFASGATEKCGRVDNGDTITDSMDIEKRRGITVRASTTSIIWNGVKCNIIDTPGHMDFIAEVERTFKMLDGAVLILSAKEGIQAQTKLLFSTLQKLQIPTIIFINKIDRAGVNLERLYMDIKTNLSQDVLFMQTVVDGSVYPVCSQTYIKEEYKEFVCNHDDDILERYLADSEISPADYWNTIIALVAKAKVYPVLHGSAMFNIGINELLDAISSFILPPASVSNRLSAYLYKIEHDPKGHKRSFLKIIDGSLRLRDVVRINDSEKFIKIKNLKTIYQGREINVDEVGANDIAIVEDMEDFRIGDYLGAEPCLIQGLSHQNPALKSSVRPDNPEERSKVISALNTLWIEDPSLSFSINSYSDELEISLYGLTQKEIIQTLLEERFSVKVHFDEIKTIYKERPVKKVNKIIQIEVPPNPYWATIGLTLEPLPLGTGLQIESDISYGYLNHSFQNAVFEGIRMSCQSGLHGWEVTDLKVTFTQAEYYSPVSTPADFRQLTPYVFRLALQQSGVDILEPMLYFELQIPQEASSKAITDLQKMMSEIEDISCNNEWCHIKGKVPLNTSKDYASEVSSYTKGLGVFMVKPCGYQITKGGYSDNIRMNENDKLLFMFQKSMS from the coding sequence ATGAATATTATAAATTTAGGAATTCTTGCTCACATTGATGCAGGAAAAACTTCCGTAACCGAGAATCTGCTGTTTGCCAGTGGAGCAACGGAAAAGTGCGGCCGTGTGGATAATGGTGACACCATAACGGACTCTATGGATATAGAGAAACGTAGAGGAATTACTGTCCGGGCTTCTACGACATCTATTATCTGGAATGGAGTGAAATGCAATATCATTGACACTCCGGGACACATGGATTTTATTGCGGAAGTGGAGCGGACATTCAAAATGCTTGATGGAGCAGTCCTCATCTTATCCGCAAAGGAAGGCATACAAGCGCAGACAAAGTTGCTGTTCAGTACTTTACAAAAGCTGCAAATCCCGACAATTATATTTATCAATAAGATTGACCGTGCCGGTGTGAATTTGGAGCGTTTGTATATGGATATAAAAACAAATCTGTCGCAAGATGTCCTGTTTATGCAAACTGTTGTCGATGGATCGGTTTATCCGGTTTGCTCCCAAACATATATAAAGGAAGAATACAAAGAATTTGTATGCAACCATGACGACGATATATTAGAACGATATTTGGCGGATAGCGAAATTTCACCGGCTGATTATTGGAATACGATAATCGCTCTTGTGGCAAAAGCCAAAGTCTATCCGGTGCTACATGGATCAGCAATGTTCAATATCGGTATCAATGAGTTGTTGGACGCCATTTCTTCTTTTATACTTCCTCCGGCATCAGTCTCAAACAGACTTTCAGCTTATCTCTATAAGATAGAGCATGACCCCAAAGGGCATAAAAGAAGTTTTCTGAAAATAATTGACGGAAGTCTGAGACTCCGGGACGTTGTAAGAATCAACGATTCGGAAAAATTCATCAAGATTAAAAATCTGAAAACTATTTATCAGGGCAGAGAGATAAATGTTGATGAAGTTGGTGCCAACGATATTGCGATTGTAGAGGATATGGAAGATTTTCGAATCGGAGATTATTTAGGTGCTGAACCTTGTTTGATTCAAGGGTTATCTCATCAAAATCCCGCTCTCAAATCCTCCGTCCGGCCAGACAATCCCGAAGAGAGAAGCAAGGTGATATCCGCTCTGAATACATTGTGGATTGAGGACCCGTCTTTGTCCTTTTCCATAAACTCTTATAGTGATGAATTGGAAATCTCGTTATATGGTTTGACCCAAAAGGAAATCATACAGACATTGCTTGAAGAGCGATTTTCCGTAAAGGTCCATTTTGATGAGATCAAGACTATCTACAAAGAACGACCTGTAAAAAAGGTCAATAAAATTATTCAGATCGAAGTGCCACCCAACCCTTATTGGGCCACAATAGGGCTGACTCTTGAACCCTTGCCGTTAGGGACAGGGTTGCAGATCGAAAGTGACATCTCCTATGGTTATCTGAACCATTCTTTTCAAAATGCCGTTTTTGAAGGAATCCGTATGTCGTGCCAATCTGGTTTACATGGATGGGAAGTGACAGATTTGAAAGTAACTTTTACTCAAGCCGAGTATTATAGCCCGGTAAGTACACCTGCTGATTTCAGACAGCTGACCCCTTATGTCTTCAGGCTGGCTTTGCAACAGTCAGGTGTGGACATTCTCGAACCGATGCTATATTTTGAGTTGCAGATACCCCAGGAGGCGAGTTCCAAAGCTATTACAGATTTGCAAAAAATGATGTCTGAGATTGAAGACATCAGTTGCAATAATGAGTGGTGTCATATTAAAGGGAAAGTTCCATTAAATACAAGTAAAGACTATGCCTCAGAAGTAAGTTCATACACTAAGGGCTTAGGTGTTTTTATGGTTAAGCCATGCGGGTATCAAATAACAAAAGGCGGTTATTCTGATAATATCCGCATGAACGAAAACGATAAACTTTTATTCATGTTCCAAAAATCAATGTCATGA